AGCCGAAAAGCTGCTGGAGCAGGCCTATGCCACGCGTCAGGATGCAGAAATTGCCGCCCACCTGGGGGAAGTTCTCTGGGCCCAAGGCAAGCAAGACCGCGCCCAACTCATCTGGCGCCAGGGCATGAAGGCAGACAGCAGCAATGACACTTTGCTGGAAACGCTCAAACGGCTCAAAGTGACGCCATGAAGCGCAGCCCGGCTTTCTTGAAGATTGTTCCGGCCCTCGGGCTGGCTCTGGCAGCGGCCATGCTCGGCGGCTGCGCCCAACCGGCACGGCAGCTACCGCTCGATGTGGCGGCCAGCCACCACTGGTCCGGCCGCATGGCGCTACAGGTCCAGGATGCCCAGCAGCAATCCTTCAGCGCAGGTTTTGAGCTGCAAGGTCAGCCCGAAAGCGGTACTTTGCTGCTCTTCAACCCACTGGGATCCATCATGGCCCGCCTGCAATGGAC
This window of the Comamonas testosteroni genome carries:
- a CDS encoding outer membrane lipoprotein LolB — its product is MKRSPAFLKIVPALGLALAAAMLGGCAQPARQLPLDVAASHHWSGRMALQVQDAQQQSFSAGFELQGQPESGTLLLFNPLGSIMARLQWTRGGATLQQGDQITQSDSLPELITRMTGSDIPVAALFDWLQGRNTAVTGWQTDLSRISDGRLRADRISPPPEASLRIVLDQDAR